In Alkalihalobacterium alkalinitrilicum, a genomic segment contains:
- the glmS gene encoding glutamine--fructose-6-phosphate transaminase (isomerizing): MCGIVGYIGTQDAKEILLKGLEKLEYRGYDSAGIAIVNEKGVHLFKEKGRIATLRGIVDANVAGTVGIGHTRWATHGEPSKVNAHPHQSTSHRFTIVHNGVIENYEQLKRDYLQDVTFESDTDTEVIVQLVEKSLNEGQTVEKAFRQTLSLLKGSYAAALIDEKDPEKIYVGKNKSPLLIGIGDGVNVVASDAMAMLQVTNTFVELMDQEIVIVTRENIEIKNLAGVTIAREPFTAELDASDIEKGTYPHFMLKEIDEQPVVIRNIISKYKDSNDKLQLDDNIREAMKVADRIYIIAAGTSYHAGLVGKQLIERLAKKPVEVHIASEFLYNMPLLSENPLFIFISQSGETADSRGVLVNVRKLGYPALTITNVPGSTLSREANYTLHTYAGPEIAVASTKAYTAQMAVLAILAADTAIAQGLDIDFDPIYELSLVATSIEALCDQKELIEKLARDYLSTTRNCFFIGRGLDYFVGLEGALKLKEISYIQAEGFAGGELKHGTIALIEDGTPVIALATQEHVNLSIRGNVKEVSARGANACIISMEGLDDVNDAFVIPNVHEELTPLVSVIPLQLLAYYAALHRGCDVDKPRNLAKSVTVE, translated from the coding sequence ATGTGCGGAATAGTAGGATATATTGGAACACAAGACGCAAAAGAGATTTTATTAAAAGGGTTAGAGAAGCTTGAGTATCGTGGGTATGACTCTGCAGGGATTGCCATTGTTAATGAAAAAGGAGTGCATCTTTTCAAAGAAAAGGGGCGAATAGCCACTCTTCGAGGAATTGTTGATGCGAATGTAGCTGGAACAGTCGGAATCGGCCACACTCGTTGGGCGACGCACGGAGAACCGAGTAAAGTGAATGCTCACCCGCATCAAAGTACTTCACATCGATTTACGATCGTGCATAATGGCGTGATTGAAAACTATGAACAACTGAAACGTGATTATTTACAAGATGTAACGTTTGAAAGTGATACAGATACAGAGGTTATCGTACAACTCGTAGAAAAATCCCTTAATGAAGGGCAAACGGTAGAGAAAGCCTTTCGCCAAACATTATCACTTTTAAAAGGATCGTATGCAGCTGCATTGATCGACGAGAAAGATCCAGAGAAAATTTATGTAGGTAAAAATAAAAGCCCACTCTTGATCGGTATTGGTGATGGTGTCAATGTTGTGGCAAGTGATGCAATGGCGATGTTACAAGTGACAAACACCTTTGTTGAATTAATGGATCAAGAGATTGTAATTGTGACGCGTGAAAACATTGAGATTAAAAACTTAGCTGGAGTTACGATCGCGAGAGAACCATTTACAGCTGAGCTAGATGCTAGTGATATCGAAAAAGGAACGTATCCACATTTCATGTTAAAAGAAATCGATGAGCAACCCGTTGTTATTCGTAATATTATTTCTAAGTACAAAGATAGTAATGATAAGCTTCAGTTAGATGATAATATTCGAGAAGCAATGAAAGTAGCGGATCGCATTTATATCATTGCAGCAGGAACAAGTTATCATGCGGGGTTAGTTGGAAAACAACTAATTGAGCGTCTTGCGAAAAAACCAGTAGAAGTTCACATTGCGAGTGAATTTTTATATAATATGCCATTGTTATCAGAAAATCCACTCTTTATCTTTATATCACAAAGTGGTGAAACAGCAGATAGCCGAGGTGTTTTAGTCAATGTACGAAAACTCGGGTATCCTGCCTTAACGATTACCAATGTACCAGGTTCTACATTATCGCGTGAAGCGAATTATACCCTTCATACGTATGCAGGACCAGAAATTGCAGTAGCCTCAACGAAAGCTTATACAGCACAAATGGCGGTTCTGGCTATATTAGCAGCGGACACAGCAATTGCTCAAGGATTAGATATCGATTTTGATCCGATCTATGAGTTAAGCCTTGTAGCCACATCGATTGAAGCGTTATGTGATCAAAAAGAATTGATTGAGAAATTAGCTCGTGATTATTTATCGACGACACGTAACTGTTTCTTTATTGGCCGTGGGCTTGATTATTTTGTCGGTTTAGAAGGTGCTCTTAAGTTAAAAGAAATATCGTATATCCAAGCTGAAGGATTTGCTGGTGGAGAGCTAAAGCACGGTACAATTGCACTGATTGAAGATGGAACACCTGTAATTGCATTAGCAACACAAGAACACGTTAACTTGAGTATCCGAGGAAATGTGAAAGAAGTTTCAGCACGTGGAGCGAACGCATGCATTATTAGTATGGAAGGTTTAGATGATGTAAATGATGCATTTGTTATTCCAAATGTACATGAAGAGCTTACACCGCTAGTTAGTGTCATTCCATTACAATTGCTCGCTTATTATGCAGCATTACACCGTGGATGTGACGTAGATAAACCACGTAACCTAGCAAAGTCGGTTACCGTGGAATAA
- the glmM gene encoding phosphoglucosamine mutase: MGKYFGTDGVRGVANTELTPELAFKLGRIGGYILTKNTQKPKVLIGRDTRLSGEMLEGALIAGLLSIGAEVMRLGVISTPGVAFLTKALSGQAGIMISASHNPVADNGIKFFGPDGFKLLDDQEKEIERLLDEEDTLPRPVGAELGQVNDYFEGGQKYLQFLKQTVQEDFSGLSIALDCAHGAASSLAPHLFADLEADIYTMGTSPNGVNINDKVGSTHPEVLSAFVVEKGAHLGLAFDGDADRLIAVDEKGNIVDGDQIMFICAKYMNEQGWLKHNTVVSTVMSNLGFYKAIEEVGIEAKQTSVGDRYVMEEMRKGGFNLGGEQSGHIIFLDHITTGDGMLSALQLVNIIKATGKPLSLLAGEMKKFPQVLVNIRVTDKEAVQANERVSQVIAKVEEEMAGNGRVLVRPSGTEPLVRVMVEAKTEELCEQYVNEISDVVREEMGISE, encoded by the coding sequence ATGGGTAAATATTTTGGAACTGATGGAGTCCGTGGAGTTGCGAATACTGAACTAACACCAGAATTGGCGTTTAAATTAGGTCGCATAGGTGGATACATATTAACCAAAAACACACAAAAGCCAAAGGTATTAATCGGACGTGATACACGATTGTCTGGTGAAATGCTTGAGGGGGCCCTCATTGCAGGTTTACTTTCCATCGGAGCAGAGGTTATGCGCTTAGGTGTAATTTCTACGCCAGGTGTTGCTTTTCTTACAAAAGCTTTAAGTGGTCAAGCTGGAATTATGATTTCAGCTTCGCATAATCCAGTTGCCGATAATGGAATTAAATTTTTTGGTCCAGATGGATTTAAATTATTGGATGATCAAGAAAAGGAAATTGAAAGACTATTAGACGAAGAAGATACATTACCACGACCAGTTGGAGCTGAATTAGGGCAAGTAAATGACTATTTTGAGGGAGGACAGAAGTACCTTCAATTCTTAAAGCAAACCGTACAAGAAGATTTTTCAGGCTTAAGTATTGCTCTTGATTGTGCTCACGGTGCGGCATCTTCTTTAGCACCTCATTTATTTGCTGATTTAGAAGCGGATATTTACACAATGGGAACATCACCTAATGGTGTTAATATTAATGATAAAGTAGGTTCGACTCATCCAGAAGTGCTTTCCGCATTTGTTGTTGAAAAAGGAGCACATCTCGGACTAGCATTTGATGGTGATGCTGATCGATTAATTGCTGTTGATGAAAAAGGAAATATTGTAGATGGCGATCAAATTATGTTTATTTGCGCTAAATATATGAATGAGCAAGGTTGGTTAAAGCACAATACCGTTGTATCGACGGTCATGAGTAATTTAGGGTTTTATAAAGCAATAGAAGAAGTTGGGATTGAAGCCAAACAAACAAGTGTCGGTGACCGTTATGTAATGGAAGAAATGCGTAAAGGCGGTTTTAACCTTGGTGGGGAACAGTCTGGCCATATTATATTTTTAGACCATATTACAACGGGGGATGGTATGTTGTCGGCTCTTCAATTAGTCAATATCATAAAAGCAACAGGTAAGCCATTGTCTCTACTTGCAGGTGAGATGAAAAAATTCCCGCAAGTACTTGTCAATATTCGAGTAACAGATAAAGAAGCGGTTCAAGCAAATGAAAGAGTTTCACAAGTGATTGCAAAAGTGGAGGAAGAAATGGCAGGTAATGGTCGTGTACTTGTGAGACCTTCTGGTACAGAACCATTAGTTCGTGTCATGGTCGAAGCAAAAACAGAAGAGCTTTGTGAACAGTATGTGAACGAAATTTCTGACGTAGTACGAGAAGAAATGGGAATATCGGAGTAA
- a CDS encoding YbbR-like domain-containing protein — translation MDKFFNSPWFVKIVSFFIALMLFMMVNYDNLTNQPVGVLPTVTPGTYTLEEVDVTAYYDEDRFAITEMTESVQVNLKGPQSSITLFQVTRPSYEVFADLTDREAGVHHISIEHRGFPNDVSVTIVPQFVRVVLQEKRTVSLPVEVDLVNRAEIAEGYSIGTPIVTPVNVEITAAEEFIDQVAIAKVYVDVKDADKTIEKSAPVKLYDHFGNELHLDIEPSVVDVRVPITSPYKEVPVKVTKQGELPEGVSINSITVDPKVVTIFGPQNVLNNISLIEGIILDLNEISQSQTVQLNVPRPRGVEKVDPEVVNVTIELSVEETLTIEDIPLEITGLPEGFTAEIITPENQVTDILVKGSRLLLDKLTTEDIQAFVDINQLSPGEHEVDIQIVGPQNLLFFTEIEKALIVVEEMEQEDQ, via the coding sequence ATGGATAAATTCTTTAATAGTCCATGGTTTGTTAAGATTGTATCTTTTTTCATTGCCTTAATGTTATTTATGATGGTCAATTATGATAACTTAACTAATCAACCAGTAGGGGTCTTACCTACCGTTACTCCTGGTACATATACGTTAGAAGAAGTGGATGTTACCGCATATTATGATGAAGATCGTTTTGCTATAACAGAAATGACAGAAAGCGTTCAAGTCAACTTAAAAGGACCGCAAAGTTCAATTACACTTTTTCAAGTGACGCGGCCATCCTATGAGGTGTTTGCAGATTTAACGGATCGAGAAGCGGGCGTGCATCATATTAGTATTGAACATAGAGGCTTCCCAAATGACGTCTCGGTTACGATTGTCCCACAGTTTGTTCGAGTGGTTTTACAGGAGAAAAGAACGGTATCGTTACCTGTTGAAGTTGATTTAGTGAATCGTGCCGAAATCGCTGAAGGGTATTCTATAGGTACACCAATTGTGACGCCAGTAAATGTAGAGATTACTGCAGCAGAAGAATTCATTGATCAAGTGGCAATAGCAAAAGTGTATGTCGATGTAAAAGATGCAGATAAAACCATTGAAAAAAGTGCGCCAGTAAAGTTGTATGATCATTTTGGGAATGAGCTACATCTTGATATTGAGCCATCAGTAGTCGATGTGCGTGTTCCGATAACAAGTCCATATAAAGAAGTACCCGTTAAAGTAACAAAACAAGGGGAGCTACCAGAAGGAGTAAGCATAAATTCTATCACTGTAGATCCAAAAGTGGTGACAATTTTTGGACCACAAAATGTATTAAACAATATTTCATTAATTGAGGGGATCATTTTAGATTTAAATGAAATTTCTCAAAGTCAGACAGTACAATTAAATGTACCGAGACCGCGAGGAGTGGAAAAGGTAGATCCTGAAGTAGTTAATGTAACGATTGAATTAAGTGTGGAAGAAACCTTAACGATAGAAGATATACCTTTAGAGATTACAGGGTTACCTGAAGGGTTTACGGCTGAAATTATAACTCCTGAAAATCAAGTAACCGATATACTAGTCAAAGGGTCTAGGTTACTTTTAGATAAATTAACGACTGAAGATATTCAGGCATTTGTCGATATTAATCAGCTTTCTCCAGGAGAACATGAAGTCGATATACAAATAGTAGGTCCACAAAACTTATTGTTTTTTACGGAAATTGAAAAAGCGTTAATTGTAGTAGAAGAAATGGAACAAGAAGATCAATAA
- the cdaA gene encoding diadenylate cyclase CdaA, protein MFPDGEIQILTHLGSIIDILLVTYVIYKLIIVIRGTRAVQLLKGITVILAVWILSNILGLRTLHWLMTQTVTYGLLAIIIIFQPELRRALEQLGRGRFFSRTNIPQEELATKSIEAILKASSYMAKRRIGALISVERETGMNDYVETGIGMNAKLTSELLINVFIPNTPLHDGAVIIKENSILAAGCYLPLSENPFISKELGTRHRAALGISEVTDSITIVVSEETGNVSLTKNGELHRDLNEEQLRHLLEKELMLETRPTTTSRWQWGGKKNG, encoded by the coding sequence ATGTTTCCTGACGGTGAAATACAAATTCTTACGCATTTAGGAAGTATAATTGATATATTATTAGTCACCTATGTGATCTATAAGCTTATTATTGTGATCCGTGGAACGAGAGCGGTCCAATTATTAAAGGGGATTACCGTTATATTAGCTGTATGGATATTAAGTAACATCCTCGGCTTACGGACACTTCATTGGCTTATGACGCAAACAGTGACATACGGTTTATTAGCGATTATTATTATTTTCCAGCCTGAGCTTAGAAGGGCGTTAGAACAATTAGGGAGAGGACGCTTCTTTTCAAGAACGAATATCCCTCAAGAAGAGTTAGCGACGAAGTCAATAGAAGCAATTTTAAAAGCTTCTAGTTATATGGCGAAACGTCGAATTGGTGCACTTATTTCAGTCGAAAGAGAAACGGGCATGAATGACTATGTTGAAACTGGAATTGGTATGAATGCAAAGTTAACTTCAGAACTTTTAATTAATGTCTTTATACCAAATACACCATTGCATGATGGAGCCGTCATTATTAAGGAAAATTCAATCCTTGCTGCGGGTTGTTATTTACCTTTATCAGAAAACCCGTTTATTTCAAAAGAACTCGGTACAAGGCACCGCGCAGCTCTAGGAATTAGTGAAGTAACGGATAGTATAACAATTGTTGTATCCGAGGAAACCGGGAATGTTTCTCTTACCAAAAATGGAGAGCTTCACCGTGATCTAAATGAAGAGCAACTACGTCACTTACTAGAAAAAGAGCTTATGTTGGAAACAAGACCAACTACCACCTCTCGTTGGCAATGGGGAGGGAAGAAAAATGGATAA